A genome region from Oikeobacillus pervagus includes the following:
- a CDS encoding SMI1/KNR4 family protein produces MAKIYGSHDNLSLEQIEIFENESNIKLTEKYVNFLLKWNGGKVIPNLFMISNEQGPSVLNVFYGIGDMYDNLTDFIEIMDERLPVGFIPIGDGPSGNVICLGTKEPYYDKIYFWDHEQEPEDPDDLSNMYFLANSIDEFLDNLYGYTEE; encoded by the coding sequence ATGGCGAAAATTTATGGTTCACATGATAATCTTTCGTTAGAACAAATAGAAATATTTGAAAATGAAAGTAACATTAAACTAACTGAAAAATATGTTAATTTTTTATTAAAATGGAATGGGGGAAAAGTGATACCTAATTTATTTATGATATCTAATGAGCAAGGACCAAGTGTTTTGAATGTTTTTTATGGTATTGGCGATATGTATGATAATTTGACAGATTTTATTGAGATAATGGATGAGAGGTTACCAGTAGGATTTATTCCAATAGGAGATGGCCCTTCAGGAAATGTTATATGTTTAGGGACAAAGGAACCTTATTACGACAAGATTTATTTTTGGGATCATGAACAAGAACCGGAAGACCCTGATGATCTGAGTAACATGTATTTTTTAGCAAACAGTATTGATGAATTCTTAGATAATTTATATGGGTACACTGAAGAATAA
- a CDS encoding HNH endonuclease: MKGTDKSNLKVQFTEEQLATKPSYSPAPDKWTKKGGTVKIDEDSTWVYTNKKGKTVRYPNGYPDFTEYAHPTVKSVEIEIASPTNCPLDNKNANKKAGLNKDSDPPVASLNEAPEGYTWHHHQDGKTMILVDKKVHREFTHAGGVSIVNGN, encoded by the coding sequence GTGAAGGGTACGGATAAAAGTAATCTAAAAGTCCAATTTACAGAAGAACAACTTGCCACTAAACCATCATATTCTCCTGCACCGGATAAATGGACAAAGAAAGGTGGTACAGTGAAAATTGATGAAGATAGTACTTGGGTATATACAAATAAGAAGGGGAAGACTGTAAGGTATCCTAATGGTTATCCAGACTTCACTGAATATGCACATCCAACTGTTAAGTCGGTAGAAATTGAAATTGCAAGTCCAACCAATTGTCCATTGGATAATAAAAACGCAAATAAAAAGGCGGGATTGAACAAAGATTCTGACCCACCAGTTGCTTCTTTAAATGAAGCTCCTGAAGGTTATACTTGGCATCATCATCAAGATGGAAAAACAATGATTCTTGTTGATAAAAAGGTTCATAGAGAATTTACTCATGCAGGTGGAGTAAGTATCGTTAATGGAAATTAG